The Anastrepha ludens isolate Willacy chromosome 2, idAnaLude1.1, whole genome shotgun sequence genome contains a region encoding:
- the LOC128854716 gene encoding uncharacterized protein LOC128854716 encodes MNINKTWDTKSIENYKTAQGIQKQLRQGNSAYLCSHPEIQAIIRVLIHELINENPANFYNFVSTFFTCSNTPRLTILINQQLKLMNKQRKKSRYAGFDPDVILKGRRSTDSLISKISIPENVNAILRYALVKTSKTNLPSSFCD; translated from the exons ATGAATATTAACAAAACCTGGGATACAAAATCTatagaaaattacaaaactgcTCAAGGCATCCAAAAGCAGTTGCGTCAAGGAAACTCGGCGTACTTGTGTAGCCATCCGGAG ATTCAAGCTATAATCCGCGTACTCATTCATGAGCTAATAAATGAGAACCCCgcgaatttttacaattttgtgtCCACTTTTTTTACCTGTAGTAATACACCTCGTTTGACAATATTG ATAAATCAGCAGTTAAAACTAATGAATAAACAGCGTAAGAAAAGTCGTTACGCCGGATTTGACCCTGACGTGATTCTGAAAGGAAGAAGGTCCACCGACTctttaatttcgaaaatttccATACCTGAGAACGTCAACGCAATTTTGAGATATGCTTTAGTTAAAACTTCAAAAACTAACTTACCATCAAGTTTTTGTGATTAA